Genomic DNA from Fimbriimonas ginsengisoli Gsoil 348:
ATTTGTCGAAGCCACTTCGCTCATCAAGTCCGTGTGGCATCGGTTCCTTACCGAGATTCGAATTCTTACTCAGGCACGGCTAGGTCTCGGTTGACGCTGGCCGCGAAGCCGGCGAGGGTTTGGCTGAGGGCGCCGAGGGTGATCGGTTTGGCGAGGAATCCGTCCATTCCGGCGGCAAGACATTCGTCGCGATCTTCGCGCATGGCATTCGCGGTGAGCGCGACGACGGGAACGCGCCGACCTCCGGTCAGGGCCTCGCGACTGCGGATTGCTCGCGTCGCTTCCAAGCCGTCGCACAGGGGCATCTGCACGTCCATCAGGATGAGGTCGTATTCGTTTTCGGCGCACATGGCGATCGCTCGCAGGCCATCTTCCGCTACGTCGGCGGTGCAACCGCACCACTCGATCATTCGTTGCGCAACGAGCACGTTCACCTCATTGTCTTCCGCAAGCAGTATGCGCAGGCTGGTAGCAACCGGGCTGATTTCTTCCGAGTTCCATTCTTCCTGCGCCCGAGTGTCCGTGACTTCGAGGGGAAGTTGGACGGTAAAGCTCGTGCCTTTGCCTACCTCGCTCTGAACGGTGATTTGGCCTCCCATCAAACCGACTAACTGGCGGGAGATCGTAAGGCCGAGACCGGACCCGCCGTACCGGCGTTGGGTAGAGCCGTCGGCTTGCGTAAAGCTGTCGAATACGGCCTGCAGCCGATCGGGGGAGATGCCGATGCCGGTGTCGACGATCTTGAAAACGGCGTCGACGTTTCCGTCGGAAAGGGTCCAACTCCAGGCAAGTTCCACGCTCCCTTGCTCCGTGAATTTGACGGCGTTAGAGACGAGGTTGGCGAGAACTTGGCGGAGACGCACAGGGTCGGCGAGTACCGCGGGAACGGCGGCGCTGGGGCCGATACACAGGAGCGAGAGCCCTTTTTGGCGGGCATGCTCTTGGTACAACGCTACGACGTCCGACGCGATCTTGGCTAAGTCGACCCCCACGCGCTCGATATCGAGACGTCCCGCCTCGATTCGCGAGAGATCCAAAATATCGTCGATCACGCGCAAAAGGGTTTCGCCACTCGATGCGATGGTCCGAGCCGCCGCCAGCGCCTGGCCTTCGAGAGAACTGGAAAGCAGAAGCGAAGTCATGCCGAGAACGCCGTTTAGCGGCGTTCGAATCTCGTGGCTCATGTTGGCCAGGAACTCCGATTTCGCTCTCGAAGCGGAGAGCGCCGCATCGCGCGCCGATACTAGGTTGACGTTGGCCGCCCGGAGCTCTCGCGTTCGTTCGTGGACGAGATCGTAAAGGCGGCTCTCCACCATTCGGCGCTCGTGGATATCCTCGGTGTCGCCGTACCAGCGGACGATCTTGCCTTCGGCGTCACGTCTCGGCACTGCCCGTGAGTGCATCCACCGGTAGGCGCCGTCGGCCATTCGCACACGGTGTTCGACTTCATAGAGCTCGCCCGTCCGGATGGAATGGGACCATGCCCGAGTCATGATCGGGAGGTCGTCCGGGTGTTGCACTTGCACCCAGCCCTCACCCATCGCCTCGTCTCTGGTGAGTCCGGTGATGGCGATCCACCTTTCTGAGAAGTCGCTGATTTTTCCGTCCGGATCGGCGGTCCAGGGGACCTGAAGATTCGAGTCGACCATGAACCGAAAGTGGTCTTCGCTTTCTTGTAGCGCCTCCGCGGTTTGCTTTCTTTCGCTGATGTCCTCGACGATGGAAACGTAGTGAACCGGCTCACCGCGCTCGTCGCGAAGCATTGAAACGGTGAGGTTCACCCAGACCAGCGAGCCGTCGCTGCGGATGTAGCGCTTCTCCATAGAGTAGGTCGGGATTTCGCCGGCCGCTACGCTCTTAGCAAGGGCCCAATCGGCCTCTAAGTCGTCCGGGTGGGTAATGTCTCCGAATGTCCTTCCCAGGAGCTCTTCGCGGGTGTATCCCACGATCCGGCAGAGCGCATCGTTGATGCGGAGCCAACTACCGTCCAAGCCCACGTGGGCGATTCCGATGGGAGCGGCTTCGAATGTGCCGCGAAACCGGCGTTCGCTTTCCTTGAGGGCGTTTTCGGCTTCTCGCTCTCGCGTAACGTCTCGGCCGGTGCCGTAGGCGAGTCCCTCTTCGGGGTACACCTCGGCTCGCCACTCGATCCATCGGTACGAGCCATCCTTCGTTCGTAATCGATTCGCGAAATCGAGGGTGCGTTGGGTTGCAACAAGCTCTTGCCAGGCGGAAGTCGTGCGCTCCAAGTCGTCTGGGTGGACGAGCTCCGTCCAGGGGCGGCTGGTGAGTTCTTCTTCGCTCCAGCCCAACACTTCGACCCAGCGCGGATTCACGCGCAGTAAGAACCCGTCCAGGTTCGCTACGTGCCTCATGTCGATGCCGACACGAAAAAACCTTTCTCCTTCGACTCCCTCGTCGGGGGCCGGGTTTGGAATCTCGGGCGGCTCCGTTTTCGACATCTGGCCGTGGTTATACTTGAAGCCGCCCACTGCCTGGCGAATTGGGTGCGTTAGGCCGTTGTTAAGCGATTAACTAGGAAGGTCGGGCGATCCGACCTTGGGTGCGCGACTACTTTGCGGTTGTTACGCCGGGCGCTAAATTTCGGCGACGGCGGCTTTCGACGTCGACGTAGATCTGGAACGAGACCGGCACCCTCAGCACATCGAAGAGCGACGAGGCGGAGGTAACCGGTGATTACCTCCGCCTCGTCGTTCAGGCGCCGCAAGCCAGCTAAAGCGCCTTCGCCTTCTTTGCCTGGGCTCTGAATTCATCCAGCTTCTTCTTGAGGAACTGGACGAACTCGGCGGGGGCGTGGGTGTCGGATTCGGCTGCGGTGACCGCTTCTTCCTGAGATTTGACCGCCTCGGAAAACTCGCCGAGGCTCGAGCTCACTTCGGCGGACATCGCGAGGAACATGTACTTCATCTCGCCTTTTTCGAGCGCCTTCTCGGCGAGCTTCTTGCCGTACCGATAGACCGATGGGGTGAGGTCCTTTTGGCTGGCGAAGATCGAGACGATCATTCGGTAGGCGCCGATCTCGCCGTTCGATTGCTCGAGGATCTTCTCGGATGCGACCATCGCATCTTTGGGCGCGACGTGGTACTGGGCGACCAATCGATCGTAAGTGTAGAACCGCTCCTGATCCGGCTTCTTTGCGACGGCGGCGTCGATAAGCTTCAACGCCTTGCCGTAGTTCTTCGCCGCCATCGACTCCCGGATCGGCCGGGTGGTCTCGACGTCGGTCGCGCGCCGCGATCGAGCGGCGGCCACGTCGAACTTGCCGTCGATCACCTGAGTGAGGACAGCTTCCATATTTGCCGGATGACCGATCCAGGCGATCTTGCCGTCTTTACCGACGATGAAAGAGGTTGGAATCCCGTTCTCGTCGGCGGCTCTCATCCATTCTTTGCCGACTTTTCCCTCGGGACCGTCGGCGCCGACGTTGTAATCCATCCGGTCACCCTGGCTCTTGACGAACGCCTCAACCTTATCGAGGTAGGCCGACGAAGTAGGATCGTTCGATTCCCAGATGCTGATTCCGACGATGGAGGCGGCGCCTTTGTATTTCTTGGCGAGCTCGGTAAGGTGCGGAATGTTCTCCTTGCAAGGGCCGCACCAAGTCGCCCAGAACTCGACGACGTAGACATCCCCTTTCTTGAATGAGGTGATTGGGACGCCCTTCAACCACTTTACGCCCGCGATGCTGGGCGCGGGATCGCCGATGTTGAGATAGGTCCGGACGCCGGCGCCCGCATGGGCGCCGGCAGCGGCGGGGATGAGTCCGGAGAGGGCAAGTAGGCGAAGGTTGATCATCTAGTTCGGTTTGGCGAGCAGGTAGTGGTACTCGTCCTTGGCAGAGAGCATCGGCGAGGCGGGAATCTCCTTCGGGTACTTCAACAAGTAGCCGAGGTGCTTCGACTTCATCGTTTCGGGCGAGATTCCATAGTTCGAGACGCCGCTGTAGTAAAGCTTGTGCGATTTGGCGTGGCCATCGAGCCAGGCGACGTTCGCCATGTCGCCGCCGTGAAGGGCGTGGACGAAATACGGTCCCATGTTGACCCAGAGGATATTGTATCGAGCGAGGTTAGGCCCGTAGAGCGCGGCGGCGTCGGCCATGAGGACGGTGTCGGCCGGCATTTCGACCGAGCTGAAGTTGGTGGAAATCCAACCGGTTGAGAGGTCTAGGAAGAGGTGATAGTTGACGGCGTAGGCGACCGGCATGTCGGCCGCGCCCTTGGTGATGCCGGTGGCGGAGGGGCAGTCGACGATCTGTCCGTTCTTCATGTAGGGGCCGACGAACCCGTTATTGAAATCCCACGTCGGGTTGCTGGCGCGAGACTGTCCGAACCACATGCGCACCCCGGGATCTGCGCCGTCGATGTTGTATTGGAACGGGTAGATCGTGTCGTCGTAGTCGTTCGCGTACATGATCGTGGCGAGGCCGATCTGCTTGAGGTTCGAAAGACAGTTCGTCTTTTTGGCTGCCTCTTTGGCTTGGGCGAAAACCGGGAAGAGGATGGCGGCGAGGATCGCGATGATCGCGATCACGACCAGAAGCTCAATGAGGGTGAACGCACGTCGCGCGGAGGGGGAATTGATACGGTTCATAGAAAGGGCTCCAAAGCGAAATAACCCAGTGACCGTATCTCGGGCCCGTCAACCAAATATCAACAACTTCTATTTGAAGCGCAAGGCGAGGCGAAATGCTTCTTCGGTGTCCATGGCCAAACCCCTAGCCCAAGCTCGCTCGAACTCTGCCGCGCCCAAGTGCAGCCGGATTTTGCCGATTGCCGCCGCATGGTCCCATTCGTCCGGCAATCGAGCCGCCCTTCCGATCCCTTGAGTGGTCGCCAAGAGAGTTGCCGCAACCTCCCATTCCTCGATATCGACGAGGATCAAGGCTTGTTGGAAGATGCCCACGAGGCTGTAATGGGAGAAATCCGCTTGCCGAAATTTGGTCAGCGCTTCGAAACCGGTTGCCACGGCGGCGGCGAGATCTCGTTTTAGCCAGTGATAGCGGCTCACGAGCGAGAGGCAGGTCGCCATGCCGAAATCGTCGTGTAAGCGCCCGCAGATGCGCATCGTCTCGCCGAGTCTCGTCATCGCTTCATCGAGTCGCCCGGTGTCGAGAGAGACGCGGGCGAGGTTCGAGAGGATGAGCGCCTCGGGATCGCCGCCGAGCCGCTTCGCGGAGATGTCCGCCGCCCGTTGGAAGGCGCGATTGGCTTCGTCGAGCGCTCCGCGGCCCCAATGGACGGCGCCGATTCCCAAGTAGGCTCGCTCCCTCTGGAGAAGATTTTCTTCGGGGACGGTTGCCAGCACTTTTTCGCTTAAGACCAGGCACTCATCGAGGTTGCCCAGGTATCCCGCGCAGGTGGCGATCGCCGTATGGCACACGGCGATCTGGTCGCTGAGGGCGTGCCGTTCCGCGATGGCCAACGCTTTTATACAGATCTGGTGCGCGGCGGCGTATTCCAGGCTGCGGATATGAGTCGTGCCGAGCATCCTGAGCAGCAGAATGTGCCGCGCCGGGTCGATCGTCTCCCCCTCTAACCGATTTGCGATGCGGCGGATGTAGCTCCGCTCGGCGCCTCGCGGGCCACGGCTCGCCCAAGTGGTCGCCAATATTTCCAAGAGCTCGATGCAGGGTTCGAAGGCCTGTTCGCGGAAGTAGAAGTCGATGGCCGCGATGTAGTTTTCGTATTCCGATTCAATCCAGAGATGGCGCTTTGTTCGCTCTTCGGCGGAGAGGGCAAAGGTCGTTTTTGGGGGTTGCCGGCGATAGAACTCTCCGTGCTGGGCGCATAGGTCATGGTGCTCAGCCTCGCTCAGGTGCTCCTCGGCGTACTCGCGGAACGACTCGAGCATGCGGAAGGAAAGCTCGCACTCTTCGTCGGCCTCCTCGGTTCGGAGGAGGGAGCGTTCCTGTAGCTCGATCAAGAGGTTGAGGCAGTCGTCCAGGGGGACCGTTCGCATGGAGGCGTCTTCGCACGCCGGTTCGAAGCGATCGCGGAAGCAGACCTCGTAGGCGGCTTCGACCTTGAAACCGCCACGAAAAACCGAGAGCGATGCGAAGAAGCGTTGTAGAGCGGCGGGAAGCGTCTCGTAGCTGTAATCAATGGCCGCTCGCAAGCTGCGGTGTCTCGCGGGCAGGTCCCGTCGCCGGCTCGTCAGCGCGGTTAGCCGCTTTTGCAGGTGATAGACCATTTGGGACGGAGGGAAGGAGCCCGAGAGTCCCGCAGCAAGCTCGATGGCGAGGGGAACTCCCTCGAGCTTGCCGCAGATCGCCGCTATTGCCCGGGAATTGTGCGTCGTCAGTTGGAAATCGGGCCGGATGGCTTGGCATCGATCGACGAATAGCTGCACGCTCGGGCACTCCGCCAACCGGGCCAACTCGGTCAGGTCTTCGGGGGCGGAGATTGAGGGGGGAACCGGCAGGGGCGGGACGGGGATTTGATGTTCGACAGAAAGCCGGAGAGACTGACGCGAGGTCACGAGGAGCCGCACCTCAGGAACCTTTTGAGCGATCCGATCGATTACAGGCGCCGCGTCCTCGACGATGTGCTCGAGGTTATCGAGAATGAGAAGATTGTTTTGCCGGCCGTGGAGGGTGTTTCGGAGGCGGTCGAGGGGATCCTGATTTCCAGCGCCTCGGGCCTTAAGCAGTTCGAAGATGGCATCCATTACCGTGGAACCGTCCGAAACATCGGCCAAGGGTACAAACCAGACGTTCCATTCGCCGGTCTCCGCCAACCGCCGTCCGACCTCGGCGGCCAGCCGAGTTTTGCCGGTTCCGGCGGGGCCAAGGAGGGTGGTGAGGCGGACGTCTCGGTAGAGAAGGTGATCGAGGGTGTAGGCGACCTCCTCTTGCCGGCCGCAAAACCGCGTGAGGTGCACCGGAAGTCGTACGGTAGGCGCCGGCGCGCCTTCCTCTTCGATTTCGGGTTGTAGGCGTGGCGGCGGGTTCGGAGCGGCTCGGCGCGTCGGCGTTTGAACCGATGGATCGGTCGTCCGTTGTGCCTTTTCGTAGAGGTCGAAGGCGGCTTGACCTGGCTCCTCTCCGAGGTGATCCTCTAGTTGACGCCGGAGGTCCTCGAACTGTTGTATCGCGCTCGCCGGGCGTCCGGAGGCGAGGTATTCCTCCATCAGGCAGACGTGGAGCTCTTCGTTTAGCCGCTCCTTTTCCAGGGCGAGCCGAAGGTAGTAAACGGATTCTTCGGGGTTCTTCGTCTGCTTGCAGTGGTCGATCAGCTTGCGTAGGGAATAGACGTAAAGATCGTCGAGCCGCAGACGCTCTTGAGTCACCCAATCTTCGCTGTAGCCGGGGAGGAACTCGCCTTTGTATAGGTCGATCGCCCGACGGAGCAGCGGGATGCGCTCGGGAGCGTCTCCCTTTCGGCGAGCTTCGGAAATCGACTGCTCGAATTCTCCGACGTCGGTGGAGACAAGCTCCGGATTGAGGCGCAGCCTCGCTTGCTGAACTTGAAGGATGGAGCCGGGGGGAAGGGGCGGCGGTTCGACGACGTGGCGGAGGGAGGTGAGCGCTTGCCGCAGGTTACGGCCGATGGCGACCGGGTCGGTTTCCGGCCATAGTAGCTCGCCGACCTCGTCGCGGAAATGGACCCGGTTTCGATAGCAGGCGAGATAGGCGAGGAGGAGGGCGACACGCCGCGTTCGAAAACGATCGATCGAGACGTCTTGGCCGGTGACCCGTAGGGCGCCCAGCATCTCGATCTGCCAAACTTTTGCCACCTTCTCCGATCCTACGCCGGTTCTTCTCGCCAGTTACTGGGTCGCGTCTTGGCCCGATCGGGTCGGCGGATTTGGTTGGGCGAGACCCCTTTGCAGGGGTTGGTGCCCTTCTTGCGTTTCCCCTTCGATTCGGCAAGCTCCATCACGCGCGTCAGCACGTAGAGAGTCTTCGCACGCGCTTCGTCTGACGGAAGGGCGGAGATCAGGTCGGCAACGGCGGCTTTGGTGAGCTCGTCGATTCGGATCTTTCCGATGCGGGGCACGATGTTGGATTGCACGACCTGGCGGAAGTTCACCAGCGATTCGTCGCTGTACTTGGGGCTCTTTCCGTTCTTTTGCGCGGGCATGGCAACGGTGAGGCAGTGCTCACACCAGGCGGCGACGGTGAGGACCCCGTCCTGCGTCTCAGGCTCCCCGACGCCATTGCCGCGAGCGAACTCGGCTTTGGCGCGAGCCAGGAAGTTAAGGGCGACCTTGAGCGCTTCAGGGTCGAAGTCTTTCGTCCGCCGGAACGCCGTGCCGTCGAGGAAGCGCTCCTGGAAGTCGACGTAAATTCGCCGGTTTTCTCCGCGCCGGATTCCGGCGGGAAGCTTCTCCCTATTTGCCGGCGCAGCCGGCCTGCGTCCCTTTGGTTTGTATTCCATTTATGTGCGGGGATTACCCCTTGGGTTCATTATGGTTCAGGGGCGGCGCAGTGTTTGGTAGTGGCGTCCCTTTCTAGAGTCGTGGGGCAGGATGCCAACCGTGATATAGGCTCGTTCGCGCCAGTGGACTAAGTCTAGTAAACTAAGTCTGGCACCTATGCGAACCTACAATATTCATGAGGCGAAGACCCACCTTTCTCGCTTGATCGAGATGGCGGCTAAGGGAGAGCCGTTTGTGATTGCGAAGGCGGGCAAACCGTTGGTTCGCGTGGTTCCGATCGACCCGGAGCCGCGCAAAGGAAGGATCGGATTTATGTCGGGTGAGATTTCTGTCCCTGAGGATTTTGACCAGATGGGTGCGGAAGCTATCGAGGAGATGTTCGGACTTCGGCCATGACTTGCCTCCTCGATACACAACTCCTGCTCTGGGCGGCGGCCGGAGATCGGCGGCTCTCGACCAAAGCGCTGGCTCTAATCGAAGACGAGGCAAACGAGCTCTTCTTCAGCGTGGTCAGCCTCTGGGAGGTGGTGATTAAGCAATCACTGAATCGGGACGATTTTCAGGTCGATGCCCGTATTCTCCGCAACCGCTTACAGGAACACGGATACATCGAACTGCCGGTCAGCGCGAATCAAGTCTTGGCCGTTGCCCGGCTTCCCAACATTCATCGCGATCCGTTCGACCGGCTGCTCATCGCGCAAGCCGGAGAAGAGCGAATGACACTCCTGACCCCCGATCCAATGATCGGGAGATACGCAGGCAACATCGAGCTCGTTTAGAGGAAGAAAAGGGGATTGGTCGGGATGAAAGGATTCGAACCTTCGACCTCTGCGTCCCGAACGCAGCGCTCTACCAAGCTGAGCCACATCCCGACTGAGGGTTAGACTATACCGCGAGGGTAGCGGCGATTGCATCCCCGGTCCGGGCCCTAAAAGGACCCGAGCGGTTTAGACCGCAAGACCGCCTTGTTTGTTGCAGTTGCCAAGAGGGAGGACCTTATAATGGGTCTATGGACCTAGATCGGTGCCCTAAATGCGGTGTTGCATGGATGGGCGGAGACAAATGCCGTTCGTGCGGCTTCGTTCCGGTCGGAGCAGGCCTAGATAAGCTGCCCAAAAAGAAGAAGAAGCGAAATCGAAAGTACGTGGAGCCGGGTTCGGCGCGCGGACTCTTGGTAACCCTCGCGCTCGGAATGGCCGGAGTGGGGGCTTGGGTCTTCAAGCCATGGGAGGACGACTGGGAGTTGGTCCGTTCCCTCTTCGGTCAGGGCCGGCACCACAGCGTCGTAGGCGAGTGGGAGATCGTGAAGACGCTCGAAATCAAAAAAGGGAAGTCTGTTTTCGCGGCCAACCGGGTCAACAAAGGCACCCTAAAGTTCAGCAAAGACGGCAGCGTAAAGCTGGCTTTCCAGCGTGGGGGAGGGAAGACGGATGCCCAGGGCAAGTACCTGGTATCGGGTCGGCTCGTCGCAATGAACTCAATTCAAGCATCGGAGGCGCAGGCGGGAATTCTGCCGACCTCTATGAAGCTGGACCTCTCCTGGACGGGACCCGATTCCGTCGTCGCGTCGTGCAATGGAGCCGAGGCGATTTACCTTCGTCGACACCCGGAAGGAAATCCTTTGGTTCAATTGTTGCGAATGGGGCTTAAGCCGCAAAAGGCGGATTCTCCTGGCGCAATGCGCGGCTCACTCTCGACAATGCAAACCAACGACCAAAGCGATTCAGGTGAATGAGCTGAGGACCCTTCTTATGAGCCATCGAGCCACCTTCCGACGCGGTTTCACCATCATGGAACTGCTAGCCGTCATCGCGATTATCGCAATCCTCGCTGCAATCCTGTTTCCGGTGTTCGCCCGCGCCAAGGATAGCGGCCTTAAAACCACCGCCATGGCTCAAGCGAAGCAGCTTGGGACCTCTATGATCATGTACCTGGAGCAGGCCGACAACAAGCTGCTCCCTTCCACCAACTACACGGCGCCGGAAGGATCGCCCGAGCGGCTGTGGACCACGGTTCTCGAGCCGATGGTCAAGAGCGAAAAGGTCTTCATCGCCCCTGGCTCGGACGGGAAATTCGCCAGCAGTTGGGACCTCCGGGGTTGGCAGACGATCGGCTACAACAGCTCGACCGCCTACGACCACTCGCAGGGGTGCAAGGACAACGCGGCTGAGGATTGCGTCGCTTTCAAATCGGTCGCCGGGTTCGACAAGCAGGACCAGCCGTCTAATATGGCGCTGTTCGCTCTGACGCCCGGTGGCGAAGTGAGCGACAAATATTTGGGCTACGAGTTCAGCCCTTATAACGGCACTCCCCACCCGGAGAATCCGGCGCTATCTCCTCCCCTTGCCAGCGACCGGGACTTGATTAAAGAGCTGGGGCCGAGCGGGCTGCCTCCCGAAAAGCTGAAGCCGATCTACGCCCGTTACCTCAAGACGGGCAGCGACGACGGCGTCTCGTTCGTGATCTTCGGGGACGGTCACGCCAAGGATTACTCAGCTAAAAAGATCAACGACGTAAATACCGGAATCGTCTGGCGGCTGCGATAAGCCTCGGGCTTTGGAGTGCGAGACCTCTAGGTCTCGCACTCCAAAGCTGGTCCCTCTCCCGAAAAGTAGAGGGACCATTTCAGGGAAAAGCGCGACCGAGGTCGCGCACTCCCAAGGCGAGCAAGCTCGCTTAATCCAGATCGAGCGGCTCGCCGGCGTTGATGGCTTCCGCGGCGGCGGTGGCCATATCCAGATGCTCCTCGTCGGCGTTGATGAGCCAGTCGATGAAGAGCGAGGCGACGGCCTTACTGGAGTCGTCCTCCAATCCGTACGCCTCCATGACGAGGTGGCGGATGGTGGGGACGTCTTCCTCGGGGATCATCCGCTCGCGAGCTTTGCTCGCCATCATCTTCCGCTGGCTGTCGGTCAGCGGGTCGGTGAACATCTTGGGCATCGGCCAGCGAACCGGCACGTAGCCAAAGGCGATCTTGCCTTCCGGAGACTCGGCCGTTTTTGGCGCCGAAACCGGCTCGGCGAAGGCTCTTGACGCGACATCCGCCAAGGCTCGTCCCTCGAGAATCTCGTTCGGATCGCGTTCAACCCGGGACGCGGGTTCCGGGGCCGGCAGGTCCGCCTGCTCCATTTCCTCATGGATGTAAAGGCCGCTCATGTCGGAAGGAAATGCCTTTCGGAGGGCGAGCGCTTCCGCGCACTTCGCGAGCATCGCGTGCGGCATCTTGCGCCATTGGAACCCTTGGTCGTCGCCGGGGTAGTACTCGTCC
This window encodes:
- a CDS encoding PAS domain-containing hybrid sensor histidine kinase/response regulator, which gives rise to MSKTEPPEIPNPAPDEGVEGERFFRVGIDMRHVANLDGFLLRVNPRWVEVLGWSEEELTSRPWTELVHPDDLERTTSAWQELVATQRTLDFANRLRTKDGSYRWIEWRAEVYPEEGLAYGTGRDVTREREAENALKESERRFRGTFEAAPIGIAHVGLDGSWLRINDALCRIVGYTREELLGRTFGDITHPDDLEADWALAKSVAAGEIPTYSMEKRYIRSDGSLVWVNLTVSMLRDERGEPVHYVSIVEDISERKQTAEALQESEDHFRFMVDSNLQVPWTADPDGKISDFSERWIAITGLTRDEAMGEGWVQVQHPDDLPIMTRAWSHSIRTGELYEVEHRVRMADGAYRWMHSRAVPRRDAEGKIVRWYGDTEDIHERRMVESRLYDLVHERTRELRAANVNLVSARDAALSASRAKSEFLANMSHEIRTPLNGVLGMTSLLLSSSLEGQALAAARTIASSGETLLRVIDDILDLSRIEAGRLDIERVGVDLAKIASDVVALYQEHARQKGLSLLCIGPSAAVPAVLADPVRLRQVLANLVSNAVKFTEQGSVELAWSWTLSDGNVDAVFKIVDTGIGISPDRLQAVFDSFTQADGSTQRRYGGSGLGLTISRQLVGLMGGQITVQSEVGKGTSFTVQLPLEVTDTRAQEEWNSEEISPVATSLRILLAEDNEVNVLVAQRMIEWCGCTADVAEDGLRAIAMCAENEYDLILMDVQMPLCDGLEATRAIRSREALTGGRRVPVVALTANAMREDRDECLAAGMDGFLAKPITLGALSQTLAGFAASVNRDLAVPE
- a CDS encoding redoxin domain-containing protein; translated protein: MINLRLLALSGLIPAAAGAHAGAGVRTYLNIGDPAPSIAGVKWLKGVPITSFKKGDVYVVEFWATWCGPCKENIPHLTELAKKYKGAASIVGISIWESNDPTSSAYLDKVEAFVKSQGDRMDYNVGADGPEGKVGKEWMRAADENGIPTSFIVGKDGKIAWIGHPANMEAVLTQVIDGKFDVAAARSRRATDVETTRPIRESMAAKNYGKALKLIDAAVAKKPDQERFYTYDRLVAQYHVAPKDAMVASEKILEQSNGEIGAYRMIVSIFASQKDLTPSVYRYGKKLAEKALEKGEMKYMFLAMSAEVSSSLGEFSEAVKSQEEAVTAAESDTHAPAEFVQFLKKKLDEFRAQAKKAKAL
- a CDS encoding type II secretion system protein, translated to MNRINSPSARRAFTLIELLVVIAIIAILAAILFPVFAQAKEAAKKTNCLSNLKQIGLATIMYANDYDDTIYPFQYNIDGADPGVRMWFGQSRASNPTWDFNNGFVGPYMKNGQIVDCPSATGITKGAADMPVAYAVNYHLFLDLSTGWISTNFSSVEMPADTVLMADAAALYGPNLARYNILWVNMGPYFVHALHGGDMANVAWLDGHAKSHKLYYSGVSNYGISPETMKSKHLGYLLKYPKEIPASPMLSAKDEYHYLLAKPN
- a CDS encoding AfsR/SARP family transcriptional regulator, with the translated sequence MAKVWQIEMLGALRVTGQDVSIDRFRTRRVALLLAYLACYRNRVHFRDEVGELLWPETDPVAIGRNLRQALTSLRHVVEPPPLPPGSILQVQQARLRLNPELVSTDVGEFEQSISEARRKGDAPERIPLLRRAIDLYKGEFLPGYSEDWVTQERLRLDDLYVYSLRKLIDHCKQTKNPEESVYYLRLALEKERLNEELHVCLMEEYLASGRPASAIQQFEDLRRQLEDHLGEEPGQAAFDLYEKAQRTTDPSVQTPTRRAAPNPPPRLQPEIEEEGAPAPTVRLPVHLTRFCGRQEEVAYTLDHLLYRDVRLTTLLGPAGTGKTRLAAEVGRRLAETGEWNVWFVPLADVSDGSTVMDAIFELLKARGAGNQDPLDRLRNTLHGRQNNLLILDNLEHIVEDAAPVIDRIAQKVPEVRLLVTSRQSLRLSVEHQIPVPPLPVPPSISAPEDLTELARLAECPSVQLFVDRCQAIRPDFQLTTHNSRAIAAICGKLEGVPLAIELAAGLSGSFPPSQMVYHLQKRLTALTSRRRDLPARHRSLRAAIDYSYETLPAALQRFFASLSVFRGGFKVEAAYEVCFRDRFEPACEDASMRTVPLDDCLNLLIELQERSLLRTEEADEECELSFRMLESFREYAEEHLSEAEHHDLCAQHGEFYRRQPPKTTFALSAEERTKRHLWIESEYENYIAAIDFYFREQAFEPCIELLEILATTWASRGPRGAERSYIRRIANRLEGETIDPARHILLLRMLGTTHIRSLEYAAAHQICIKALAIAERHALSDQIAVCHTAIATCAGYLGNLDECLVLSEKVLATVPEENLLQRERAYLGIGAVHWGRGALDEANRAFQRAADISAKRLGGDPEALILSNLARVSLDTGRLDEAMTRLGETMRICGRLHDDFGMATCLSLVSRYHWLKRDLAAAVATGFEALTKFRQADFSHYSLVGIFQQALILVDIEEWEVAATLLATTQGIGRAARLPDEWDHAAAIGKIRLHLGAAEFERAWARGLAMDTEEAFRLALRFK
- a CDS encoding type II toxin-antitoxin system Phd/YefM family antitoxin; protein product: MRTYNIHEAKTHLSRLIEMAAKGEPFVIAKAGKPLVRVVPIDPEPRKGRIGFMSGEISVPEDFDQMGAEAIEEMFGLRP
- a CDS encoding type II toxin-antitoxin system VapC family toxin, which encodes MTCLLDTQLLLWAAAGDRRLSTKALALIEDEANELFFSVVSLWEVVIKQSLNRDDFQVDARILRNRLQEHGYIELPVSANQVLAVARLPNIHRDPFDRLLIAQAGEERMTLLTPDPMIGRYAGNIELV
- a CDS encoding prepilin-type N-terminal cleavage/methylation domain-containing protein; this encodes MSHRATFRRGFTIMELLAVIAIIAILAAILFPVFARAKDSGLKTTAMAQAKQLGTSMIMYLEQADNKLLPSTNYTAPEGSPERLWTTVLEPMVKSEKVFIAPGSDGKFASSWDLRGWQTIGYNSSTAYDHSQGCKDNAAEDCVAFKSVAGFDKQDQPSNMALFALTPGGEVSDKYLGYEFSPYNGTPHPENPALSPPLASDRDLIKELGPSGLPPEKLKPIYARYLKTGSDDGVSFVIFGDGHAKDYSAKKINDVNTGIVWRLR
- the bet gene encoding phage recombination protein Bet gives rise to the protein MAANAATQTAEILRISPLPVEPQPDWEAKIDLIKRTVAAGATHDELELFFHQARRAGLDPLAKQIYFVKRKGKGVIQVGIDGLRLIADRTGKYAGSDDAEFEGASDRGYPSKAKVTVYKMVSGQRCAFSATARWDEYYPGDDQGFQWRKMPHAMLAKCAEALALRKAFPSDMSGLYIHEEMEQADLPAPEPASRVERDPNEILEGRALADVASRAFAEPVSAPKTAESPEGKIAFGYVPVRWPMPKMFTDPLTDSQRKMMASKARERMIPEEDVPTIRHLVMEAYGLEDDSSKAVASLFIDWLINADEEHLDMATAAAEAINAGEPLDLD